The DNA segment TTATAAGATTTTGATAGTAGCAAATGTTAAATTGAGAGAAACCCAAACTATATGAAAAAGGTTTCATTTTGTTCGAAAAATGTGCATGAGAATCTGCTAAGCTTCTTCAGTGTGTCACCATTCACCACGTGCGCGCCACCGTAGTTCCTAGCGGTTCTCctctgtcttcttcttcttcttcttcttcttcttcttcttacatATATGATTACGATAACTGCTTTTCGTTTTGTTCTGTTGTGTTTGGTGTGAATTGTCGATAGTATCCTCAACTTCTTCTTCTGTAACTTAAAATGATTAATCATACCTTATACGCCATTTGCATATGTTCTGTGTTTACCATTTCTTTTCCTCTCcacatattttttcttttaataaaagggtaaaaagataattctttttttttaaatgatcttTTTAAGAAGCTTCTTGCCGttagattttgattttgattttgtttttggttttgtttAGTATCTTAGGTTTCCTACTACTATGAATTATGGATTGTTATGCTCAATTTTTGAGAGTGTTCGTTTGGTGTGATAATGCAGAGtagtgatgaattgatgatcatGGCTGTTAAGTAGGTGAGAGTTTGAGACTCTCTCCCCTCAAATCAATGGTAGTTGAGGCTCAAGTTCCTCTACTTGAGTGTGTAATGAACGTTGTGAATGAACATTATCCAGGTTCAGTAGTTGATGAACATTGTGAAATGAAGAAGCAGTGGAATCAGAAACTCCAATCTCCCTCAGGGGACAACTTGGTATCAGTAGGGGAACTTTGGACTGATGGACTAATCTGTGCCTTTGAGTTCATCAAGGGAGTTAGAGATGTGgcaaagaaaagatttgaaggAAGAAAGTTTAGTAGGAATGGCTGTGTTGATTCACCCCCAACTTTGCTAGATCAATCTGGAACTGGGGGTCTTGATGATGGTTTAGATGATTATCACCAATCACCTCATCAATTCATTGGCAAAGAGGGTCTTCCTAGAAGTTACTGGAGGCCAATTGGTTGGTCTAGGATCTCCGAACTTGTGCAGGCAGTGCGAACTGATGATGGTTGGGCCTCACAGCTGCTTGATTTCACAGATGATGAGATTGATGTTGCTGTTGCTGATGTTGCAACTCCTTACTGGGAAAGGCCTGTTGGTCCAACATGGTGGTGTCATTTGGATGCAAGCCATCCATTTGTTGTTACATGGTTGGGTAATTCTCATTGGTTACATCCTGCTATTAGCATAGCTTTGAAAGATGAAAGTAGATTAATAAGTGAACGAATGAAGCACCTTTTATATGAGGTAATGAACTAGTGGAATTTGCTATTATCTTTTTCGAATACGTTTCCTTGTGTCCTGCATTGTAtcctattgtttttcttttcgcCATTTCCTAGGATTAGTGTTCAAATGAAATCAGTCTAAAATGCTTATTTTGACAGGTTCCAGTCCGAGTCGCTGGCGGTCTGCTATTTGAACTTCTGGGGCAGTCAGCTGGTGATCCTTTAGCAGAGGAAGATGACATACCTGTTGTACTACGATCATGGCAGGCGCAAAACTTTTTAGTTACAGCCATGCATGTAAAGGGTTCTGCATCAAACATAAATGTATTAGGCATTCTTGAAGTTCAGGTTTGTCAAGTGACTTGAGCCTTTATCCCACCAAGTAATCTGACAGTAGTTTTGCCTAAGGCATACTTCTTTAATTGTTTATATGATTTTATCTAAAGTTGTCTTAAACTAAGTACTTAAATCTCCAATGCTGCAATTCATGCAGGAGCTGCTGGCTGCTGGAGGTGCTAACATTCCGCGCACCATTCATGAAGTTGTAGCGCACTTAGCTTGCCATCTTGCACGATGGGACGATAGGTTAATATTATTTCCAATAATCTATGTTTCTTTGCCTTTTAATTCTGTTTATGACCTTTGTGTAAGAGATAAATGAAATCTTGAATACAGCCGAATTATGGATCAAAAGGTGTTGCTTTCAGACaataacttttattttgtttagtgtAGAATGGTCATGATTCTAATACTTTGATGTTCATTTAAAAACATTGAGTTTCTCCATTGGATGTCATAGGTTGTGGCGTAAACACATCTTTGGGGCTGCAGATGAAGTTGAGTTGATGTTTATGAATAGGTGATTGCATTTTCTTTAGATCATTATACATAAAACGTTTTACTTCAGTGGCTGATCTACCTTTTCCGATGCattatacaataatttttttggttctTGACAGGAGAAACCATGAGGATTTACATCTATTCACAATAATATTGAACCAGGAAATTAGAAGATTATCGACCCAGGTAAAACTATGCAGAATGACATATACTGTACTTTATTTGTAGAAAATCAGTTATAAATTATAACATTGTTTTGGGAATTATATTGTTGCTGATTATGTTGGAGAATTTCATTCGTATAACTTCTCTAACTTTAATTGGCCAGAGTGTAGtgttttttaaactttttttggttaattaatAATGACATGATTATGGTGCTTTGGTAACTTAGCTTATATGTTCTATATCAGTCAAATCCTTCTGAAATACTAGTGTTCATGTTTACCTTATTTGAACATGGAAGGAAGGAGTAAACAAATGTATGCAAAAACTAACTAGTCCATTTTTCTATCGGCTTCTCTTTTCAAATATCTATATATTTTGTCAGGCATATAGGAAATTCTGCAGAAATCTGATGGATTTCTCTAATCTCTACTCATTTCAAATGGCAGTCTACTATGAACACAAGTAATATATGTGTAACTTGTGTACATAGAAATTTATACATTTATCTATGTTCGTTGTATGGCCTAGCAGGTTATAAGAGTGAAATGGTCGCTCCACGCGCGAGAGGAAATTGTTTTTGAACTTCTTCAACAGTTGAGAGGGAATACAACAAGAGCCTTGCTGGAAGGAGTAAGAAAGAGTACTAGGCAAATGATTGAGGAGCAAGAAGCAGTTCGAGGACGGTTGTTCACCATACAAGATGTCCTGCAAAGCACAGTCCGTGCATGGTTGCAGGTTTCCGAAATCATAACAGATTACTGAActatatcaatatatttatgATTCGTTAATGTTTTATTCAATTATGCATAATACCTCAAAATTTGTTCCTAACAAGAAATTAGTCTCTAATAGTAAGGGTATCTTTGCATAGTCTTACACTCTTGCTACTTATTTTAGGATAAAAGCCTCACGGTTACACATAACCTTGGAATATTTGGGGGTTGTGGCCTTGTTCTTTCCATCATCACCGGACTATTTGGTATAAACGTTGACGGAATACCTGGAGCCGAAGGAGCTCCTTATGCGTTTGGCCTATTCTCTGCCGTCTTGTTTGTGTTGGGAGCTATACTTATTGGAATTGGATTGGTTTATCTCGGTTTGAAGAAACCCATAATGCAAGAAAATGTTGCAGTGAGAAAGCTGGAGCTTGAAGAGCTGGTCAGGATGTTTCAACATGAAGCAGAAACTCATGCTCAAGTGCGAAAAACAGGTCCTCGTATGGATGTTCCACCAACTGCAGAAGTTAGGGGAGCACCAAGTGGTGCAAATAATCGCTCTGTTTTCTCAAGGTTTTTCAATTTATAGATATTTGTACTTTTGTATGGTAGAAGATCTTTAGATTTTTTGTGTATCATTGTGATTATTCTCTAATAAAAAGGTTGATCTAATGTAAAAATGAATTCTCTTGAAGTTGAATCTAAAAATTGATTTGTCTCCTAAAATCTGGGGTTCAATTTGCAGAATAACTTTTGTACCTAGTACTTATACTTTGTCCTGTTTTGTACACATGGGATTTAGTTGAGGCCAACATGTATTTCAATTCAGGTTTATGTGAATGTTACACTTAAATTTGAATAATCAAATATAAAGTTTTGAAACCCAATTGATATTAgcttaataatatattattaaaaacatcAAAACAACAGTTTAGTAGGGTAACTTATGAATAGTTCTTTATAACATGTGGCAATTTAGAGCCATATGACTCTTAGGTGAATAGCTAAATTCAGAACCAACACTTCATTCTTCTGGTTTGACTTGTAGTTGGATGAACATTTGCTTCTTGCTTGCTAATGCTAGCATTAGTCCCCAACTGTATCTGAATGCACCATGTTGTCTTCACTATGCATGAGCCCCTTCTCCAGCAAAGGAGAAGAAGCACATTCACCACCAAGCACACAAACATCACACCATGAACTGTGTCTCCATGATCATGTTCTTGCTGCTCCATCACTGAGACAATCCACATCTCCTTATATAAACCTCTTAGAAAACTTGAGCATCACAAAAAGGATGACTGCACATCGCTCACGTTCTGCACCGGCCGTACTATTCACCGACACTGGCATAGACTTTCATGAGCCCTCTGAACCTAGACCTATACAAAATTCATCAACCTTAATGGTAAGGGTATCTTTCATCTCTGTATTCCTGTATTTGGCAATTGGTGTTGCAGTGTACATGATAAATGGGAGTTTCAAGGGTACCACCACACTTAAGCTTATAGATGCTATTTACTTCACGGTAGTAACTCTAAGCACAATTGGATTTGGAGATATTGTTCCTGATGCAACATCTACCAAGATCTTTACCTGTGGTTTcattttggttggttttggacTTACTGGTTTTCTCCTCAGCAGCTTGGTTGAATACATCTGTGATACTCAAGAAGCATTCACATTGAGCATGATGGATGAGAATAGATATAAGAGAATTCTCTGGACTTACATAGTTGATGAAGAGAAAGGAAGAATGCGAATTCGGACAAAAGTTTCTTTAGCTTTGGTTGTTGTCATTGGCTGCATCGCAACAGGAGCAGTCACAGCTCACTTTCTAGAGGGTATGGATTGGATAGACAGTTTCTATCTCTCCATTACGTCTGTTACGACAGTTGGTTATGGCGATTATGCTTTCAAAACTGTAACTGGAAGATGCTTCGCGATTATCTGGCTTTTGGTAAGTACATTGGCAGTTGCTAGGGCCTTTCTGTACCTAACTGATTATAGCATGCATAAGAGGAAACGTAAGGTGGCGAAATTGGTTCTTCATAAGAAGATAACTATGTCAGATTTAGTAGCTGCAGACCTTGATAATGATGGATCAATAAGGTATGTTGAGTTTGGTATTTCTTATTACATGTATCCTTGTCCTTTTTCACAATATGCAGAAGAATAGAATCATTCAATGCATTAAAGTTACAAAAGCAGAAATGGACACAACATTGGCCAAAATTTGTAGCTTAAGCTAGTTTTAGTCGCTTGAAAATTGAAATGACAAAAATTATAGGATAAACTAGGTGTAGTTACATAATAGCATTTCAATGCATGATGAGACAGAAATGAAAGAACCATCATCATCAAGATCAACATTAATAACTGATATCCAATCCAATAACAGTATATTTGCAAACACCATTTTCTCCACCCTCAAGGAAGGAATAAATGAGTAATAACATATTTCACTCTTCTCAATCCTCTAACCTTTCACATTTGTTCTTGCAGCAAGTCCGAATTTCTTATCTACAAGCTCAAGCAAATGGGAAAAATAACTGAGACTGACATTCTGCAAATAAGCAAACAATTTGATTCCTTGGATTGTGGCATCTATGGCAAGATTAGTGTTGCTGACCTTATGGTAAATGTCTAATTCAAATATCTACTTGGGTTGTTAGGCATTATGAACCATTTATTACCATTTGCAATAACCATGGAATATGGATGCACTAGGAGGTGGGAGCACTACCCTTTTGGTCTTGCACAAATATTTCAAAAGTGAAAGGTATCTTATCATGGTTGTCAGTAATGTTCTTAGTGCAAGTTCCATTTGTTTGATGGTGTGATGTCATACACCAATGTGAACAGAATACACAATTTGGATTGCTGTTGTACTCTTTTAACTGAATAAAAATCACGCTCTTTCATATAAATAGTTTGATCCCATTTTTGCACAAAATAATATCCATTGCTTGCTTCATATCATATATAATGAATGTGCTAATATATTCATTAATGTAATTATAGTTACTTATTCTAATGAGTgttttaaaaagttttgaaaCAATTGTAATCATAATTCCATCTTTTTCTACTtacaaaataactaaataataacaACGGCAAGAAAAATAGCAATAATACCGGGAAAAAAATGGTTTCATTAGTCAGCGATCTAAGTAAtgattaaacaaaatattaactatTGTCATTGGAATTTCATCCATAGTTGCAAAGCCTCCCAATATGACTGGATTTTGTGGTATTGAATGGAACAAAATAGTATAAAATGTGAATCTTGTAAGCCATATTTACAAACTCCACACCTTGTAGCTACCTGATACATATCAGATGTATGATTTAACATAGTAATTCTTCATGAAAATTATAAAACCACTAAGAGATTAACACAATGGTTAATTCTAAGGATGCTCCATTACCTTAAGCAGAAAGCACAATGGAAGTTTTAGGCATTGACAAGCTACTTCACTGAGTTATCCTTAGTCCTTAGGCAATTTGTTCCAATCTGCTACTTCTGTAATGGGATCAGACAAAGAAAGTTGGAAGGACTAGcggtatttaaaaaaatcaacaatgcTATTTGTTGTAATAATAGCCATATCCCATGTGCCTTTCTTGTTCCTACATTGAGTTAATAAGGGCCATAAGAACATTGTGGCAAACTTTTCTTACAAATGAAGGTAGTGCTCACCTGGCGGCAGAAGATGAGTTGGGCAACACAAAATTGATCAGATCCTCAGTTTTGACTCTGTGATACATTGATACTTGCAATTCTGTGAGTTTGAAATTTCGAAAGTTTTAGATTACTCTGGTCTTTTTTCTTCATATATTATTCTCATTTCTCAACAATACTTAAAACCCAAAAAcaaattgtatttaaattttcaaagaagaaaataagaatttatGCTTGTATAGATTGAAAAGTGATACCTCTGTCTTATTGTGCGGATGCTCTCGAGAAGTTCTGTTGTTTGTTGCAACCTGGAATTTTTTGGTCTCTCTTCACTGTCCAGAACCAACGTTGAGACATTCAAAACAGTAACTAGTTCAGCTTCAATTTCGTCAAGCTTTTTATCTATATTTTCCAGGAATTCGTCATAAGCAGATGTAAATGACAAGCAGCTAACAGTATTGTCTTCATTCCAACTGTCATTGCTAAGTGATCCCTGAATATTCACAGCCTCCTCATCATCTAGTCGGTTCCCTTGAATATCACTGAAATTCATTGTGTTTGGTTCTGAGACATCCTCGGAGAAATCTTCTTGAACCTCCTCCGTTGGTGCAACAATTCGAATGGGACTTGAAGCATCTTCTATTGTGTCTTCCATGTTCATTATGGACCCAATGAGCTGACTTTCTTTCAAAGATATTGCCTGAAACCACAAGAAGTTTCCATTATAATAGTTCTAAGGAGATTTCCTGCCCTGCTTTTGGGTTTAAGCCATTActaatttatagaaaaaaaaggttCTAGAGACATAATCAGTTCTTAAATAAAGTTATAAAGGGTTTACAAACTTCAAAGGGTATATTTTCCAAATGAAACTTTGAGAGTACTAATGCATTCCCTTTACCTCACTTAGCTTTGTGGATAGCTCATCAAGCAATTCGATTCGGCTTTTAGACTTTTCCAGAGCTTGCAACACCTTCTTCCTCTGGAAAAGCATTTCCCTTGCACCATTTTCATCTCCCCTCTGAATGCTTATAGCTGCTTGTTTTTGGAGCTTCTCTGCAGCTTCTGACAGCCGCAGGAGCCTCATTCTAGCATTATTTGCTGCACCAAACACCCCACATAAGTTTTTATATAATTTCCATGATAAAAGCAATGATAACAACCGAGCCGTTAGCCACTAGGTAGATTTCCAACAATGGTTAGATTCAAATAgataaagaaaatcataacatagTTTCAAAAGGCAGAACTTTGAACTTTGTCAGGGAACTCACAATAGTATTATTTACCACTAACATTAAACTAGACCTAATGCACACACCATTTGACAATTGCAAAATTTGTAAAGTAGTATCTGCATTGAAAATCATATGCTAGGACGCAGGACctctcaagttttttttttttctgtttttctcaTTGTTCTTTTCTCTCCTGGTGAAATGATACAAGTTCAAATTCACATAGTCTGAAAAGAGTTCTTTTGGTTTTTGGATTTTGTTTTTTCTACTTGAACAGTAACCTACAGGATTCTTGAAATGGCAATTACTTATAGTAATATTATAAGGACCAATTGGATCATGGATCCTATTAACTATTTGACATCATTCAGTTGCAAGGCACTATCTCCTTTCTTGAGCAGCCTCCAAGG comes from the Arachis duranensis cultivar V14167 chromosome 7, aradu.V14167.gnm2.J7QH, whole genome shotgun sequence genome and includes:
- the LOC107496492 gene encoding uncharacterized protein LOC107496492 isoform X1, which codes for MVVEAQVPLLECVMNVVNEHYPGSVVDEHCEMKKQWNQKLQSPSGDNLVSVGELWTDGLICAFEFIKGVRDVAKKRFEGRKFSRNGCVDSPPTLLDQSGTGGLDDGLDDYHQSPHQFIGKEGLPRSYWRPIGWSRISELVQAVRTDDGWASQLLDFTDDEIDVAVADVATPYWERPVGPTWWCHLDASHPFVVTWLGNSHWLHPAISIALKDESRLISERMKHLLYEVPVRVAGGLLFELLGQSAGDPLAEEDDIPVVLRSWQAQNFLVTAMHVKGSASNINVLGILEVQELLAAGGANIPRTIHEVVAHLACHLARWDDRLWRKHIFGAADEVELMFMNRRNHEDLHLFTIILNQEIRRLSTQVIRVKWSLHAREEIVFELLQQLRGNTTRALLEGVRKSTRQMIEEQEAVRGRLFTIQDVLQSTVRAWLQDKSLTVTHNLGIFGGCGLVLSIITGLFGINVDGIPGAEGAPYAFGLFSAVLFVLGAILIGIGLVYLGLKKPIMQENVAVRKLELEELVRMFQHEAETHAQVRKTGPRMDVPPTAEVRGAPSGANNRSVFSRFFNL
- the LOC107496494 gene encoding two-pore potassium channel 3-like, encoding MLSSLCMSPFSSKGEEAHSPPSTQTSHHELCLHDHVLAAPSLRQSTSPYINLLENLSITKRMTAHRSRSAPAVLFTDTGIDFHEPSEPRPIQNSSTLMVRVSFISVFLYLAIGVAVYMINGSFKGTTTLKLIDAIYFTVVTLSTIGFGDIVPDATSTKIFTCGFILVGFGLTGFLLSSLVEYICDTQEAFTLSMMDENRYKRILWTYIVDEEKGRMRIRTKVSLALVVVIGCIATGAVTAHFLEGMDWIDSFYLSITSVTTVGYGDYAFKTVTGRCFAIIWLLVSTLAVARAFLYLTDYSMHKRKRKVAKLVLHKKITMSDLVAADLDNDGSISKSEFLIYKLKQMGKITETDILQISKQFDSLDCGIYGKISVADLMVNV
- the LOC107496492 gene encoding uncharacterized protein LOC107496492 isoform X2, translated to MKKQWNQKLQSPSGDNLVSVGELWTDGLICAFEFIKGVRDVAKKRFEGRKFSRNGCVDSPPTLLDQSGTGGLDDGLDDYHQSPHQFIGKEGLPRSYWRPIGWSRISELVQAVRTDDGWASQLLDFTDDEIDVAVADVATPYWERPVGPTWWCHLDASHPFVVTWLGNSHWLHPAISIALKDESRLISERMKHLLYEVPVRVAGGLLFELLGQSAGDPLAEEDDIPVVLRSWQAQNFLVTAMHVKGSASNINVLGILEVQELLAAGGANIPRTIHEVVAHLACHLARWDDRLWRKHIFGAADEVELMFMNRRNHEDLHLFTIILNQEIRRLSTQVIRVKWSLHAREEIVFELLQQLRGNTTRALLEGVRKSTRQMIEEQEAVRGRLFTIQDVLQSTVRAWLQDKSLTVTHNLGIFGGCGLVLSIITGLFGINVDGIPGAEGAPYAFGLFSAVLFVLGAILIGIGLVYLGLKKPIMQENVAVRKLELEELVRMFQHEAETHAQVRKTGPRMDVPPTAEVRGAPSGANNRSVFSRFFNL
- the LOC107496495 gene encoding uncharacterized protein LOC107496495, whose protein sequence is MIAKCASPIPIAIAVPSSHSHRPSLRPINIIIKCSASSSTSSNINSSEHLRSQLDHLHAEANTTTTKANNARMRLLRLSEAAEKLQKQAAISIQRGDENGAREMLFQRKKVLQALEKSKSRIELLDELSTKLSEAISLKESQLIGSIMNMEDTIEDASSPIRIVAPTEEVQEDFSEDVSEPNTMNFSDIQGNRLDDEEAVNIQGSLSNDSWNEDNTVSCLSFTSAYDEFLENIDKKLDEIEAELVTVLNVSTLVLDSEERPKNSRLQQTTELLESIRTIRQRIASINVSQSQN